In one window of Methanosarcina vacuolata Z-761 DNA:
- a CDS encoding GDSL-type esterase/lipase family protein: MGDSITYGFCGNGTSYPSILQSRLSGAVIHNAGECGDQTYEMLARFDRDVISHHPDFVIIMGGINDLLLGQPEQVIEDDLAAMCKNSIQNGITPVLCSITPMTYVPRNLKIKTNNLNKWILSYSNVQGYKVIDFNSVLGDGHDNLRQEYDSGDGCHPNAAGYVAMGNSIDINLFKH, from the coding sequence ATGGGTGATTCCATCACATACGGTTTTTGTGGAAATGGAACTTCATATCCTTCAATATTGCAATCACGATTGTCTGGAGCAGTAATACACAACGCTGGTGAGTGCGGAGATCAGACTTACGAGATGCTAGCCAGGTTTGATAGAGATGTGATATCACACCATCCGGATTTTGTTATAATAATGGGCGGTATCAATGACCTTCTCCTTGGACAGCCTGAACAGGTTATTGAAGATGATCTAGCTGCAATGTGCAAGAATTCCATACAAAATGGAATTACACCAGTACTTTGCTCAATCACACCAATGACTTATGTTCCACGGAATTTGAAAATAAAAACAAACAACCTGAACAAGTGGATTCTATCATATTCAAATGTACAAGGCTATAAAGTGATAGATTTCAACTCTGTGCTGGGCGATGGTCATGATAATCTGAGACAAGAGTACGATTCTGGAGACGGGTGCCATCCAAACGCTGCTGGTTATGTTGCTATGGGAAATTCGATTGACATCAATTTGTTTAAACACTAG
- a CDS encoding SDR family NAD(P)-dependent oxidoreductase, with protein MSLAGQTALVTGGSKGIGRAICLALAKEGANVVIAARNESEIKEIVNKLKAMGSKAMAVQADVQNEEDVRRLISMTIDKCGRLDILINNAGVAYKKKLEDTTLEEYEQMMDTNLKGVFLCTKYAIPYVRESNNGKIINISSVGGLHGLPNFSVYSASKFGVNGITESIASELEGEIKVYAICPGAVDTGMYRSLFSDKPSLKPEHIAEKVLELASPDSKVTSGKIIEMQALPVPQL; from the coding sequence ATGAGTTTAGCAGGTCAAACAGCTCTTGTAACTGGAGGGAGCAAAGGGATAGGAAGAGCTATCTGCCTTGCTCTGGCAAAAGAGGGAGCAAACGTCGTTATTGCAGCAAGGAATGAGAGTGAAATCAAAGAGATCGTAAATAAATTAAAAGCAATGGGCAGTAAAGCCATGGCTGTCCAGGCTGACGTGCAGAATGAAGAGGACGTAAGACGCCTGATTTCAATGACAATTGACAAATGCGGCAGGCTTGATATCCTTATCAACAACGCAGGAGTGGCTTACAAAAAGAAGCTGGAAGATACCACCCTGGAAGAGTACGAACAAATGATGGATACCAACTTAAAAGGAGTTTTTCTCTGCACAAAGTATGCGATTCCATACGTCAGAGAGAGCAATAATGGAAAAATAATCAATATATCTTCGGTAGGAGGATTACACGGGCTTCCGAATTTTTCCGTATACTCTGCCTCTAAATTTGGAGTAAACGGAATAACAGAATCTATTGCGTCCGAGTTAGAAGGAGAAATAAAAGTCTACGCTATCTGCCCTGGCGCTGTGGATACGGGTATGTACAGGTCACTATTTTCGGACAAGCCTTCGCTCAAGCCAGAGCACATCGCAGAAAAAGTGCTGGAACTTGCCTCGCCTGATTCAAAAGTTACATCCGGAAAGATAATCGAGATGCAGGCTCTTCCAGTCCCTCAGCTTTAA
- a CDS encoding SDR family NAD(P)-dependent oxidoreductase: MRLKGQTAIVTGGGKGIGRAICLSLAREGANIVIVARTEREIRETARLVEREGRRALAVKTDIRKEDEVINMISEAVNAFGKIDILVNNAGVAYRKYLVETSTEEYNEIIDTNVKGMFFCTKYALPHLLKRGEGRIVNISSGAGKHGIPKLSIYCASKFAVIGFTESLAYEVGGGLQVYAVCPAGVDTDMYRSLFSDEPVLKPEDVANKVLELCLPETVLPSGSSVEIYRRPMRIF, from the coding sequence ATGAGATTGAAAGGCCAGACAGCCATTGTAACCGGCGGGGGAAAAGGAATTGGCAGGGCCATCTGCCTGTCACTGGCAAGAGAAGGAGCCAACATTGTAATTGTTGCAAGAACCGAAAGAGAAATTAGAGAAACTGCCAGGCTGGTGGAGAGGGAAGGGAGAAGGGCCCTTGCAGTAAAGACCGACATTCGAAAAGAAGATGAAGTCATAAACATGATTTCAGAGGCAGTAAATGCTTTTGGAAAAATTGATATCCTCGTGAACAATGCAGGAGTGGCATACAGGAAATACCTTGTAGAGACTTCAACTGAAGAATATAATGAGATTATAGATACAAACGTGAAAGGTATGTTTTTCTGCACAAAATACGCTCTTCCTCACCTACTTAAAAGAGGAGAAGGCAGGATTGTAAATATATCTTCGGGAGCGGGAAAGCATGGCATACCGAAGCTTTCGATATATTGCGCTTCAAAATTTGCAGTAATTGGTTTTACAGAGTCTCTTGCTTACGAAGTAGGAGGTGGACTTCAGGTTTATGCAGTCTGTCCTGCAGGTGTGGATACCGACATGTACCGCTCGCTTTTTTCAGATGAACCTGTTCTCAAGCCTGAAGATGTTGCAAACAAAGTTTTGGAGCTTTGTTTACCAGAAACCGTTCTTCCTTCAGGTTCTTCAGTAGAAATTTACAGGCGGCCTATGAGGATATTTTGA
- a CDS encoding phosphoribosyltransferase, which translates to MFKNRKDAGEKLAKALEKYRIENPIILAIPRGGVEVGLQVAAKLNTDFSLIISRKLPFPDNPEAGFGAIAENGSTFILENAHNWLSGETIERIKQEQIAEIERRIKALRGGNSLSELEGRTVILIDDGIAMGSTMRAAIELCKNRKARKIVVAVPVAGVEVAEELQKIVDELVVLEIPAYFRAVAQAYERWYDVSDEEVLDLLRENIRKKELKDQEFHELET; encoded by the coding sequence ATGTTCAAAAACCGTAAAGACGCAGGGGAAAAGCTTGCAAAAGCTCTTGAAAAATACAGGATTGAAAATCCTATTATTCTTGCTATTCCACGTGGGGGAGTGGAAGTTGGACTGCAGGTTGCAGCGAAGCTGAATACCGATTTTTCTCTAATTATTTCAAGGAAACTACCTTTCCCTGACAATCCTGAAGCCGGATTCGGGGCAATAGCCGAGAACGGAAGTACGTTTATTTTAGAAAATGCACACAACTGGCTTTCAGGAGAAACCATTGAACGGATAAAACAGGAGCAAATTGCTGAGATTGAAAGGCGCATAAAAGCTCTCAGAGGAGGAAATTCCCTGTCCGAGCTTGAGGGAAGAACTGTAATTCTAATTGATGACGGCATTGCAATGGGCTCTACAATGCGGGCAGCCATTGAACTTTGCAAAAACCGGAAGGCCAGAAAAATAGTGGTTGCAGTGCCTGTAGCAGGAGTAGAGGTCGCAGAAGAGCTTCAAAAAATAGTAGATGAGCTCGTGGTGCTTGAGATTCCTGCATATTTCAGGGCTGTTGCTCAGGCTTACGAGAGATGGTACGATGTTTCGGATGAAGAGGTGCTGGACCTGCTCAGAGAGAATATCAGGAAAAAAGAACTGAAAGATCAGGAATTTCATGAGCTTGAAACCTGA
- a CDS encoding inorganic phosphate transporter, whose amino-acid sequence MDVLIIALILAGLYMAWNIGANDLANAMGTSVGTGSLSIKQVIVIAAVFELLGAVLFGGRVTSTIANGIVPISIIGKVHPGIVAVGMLAAILAASFWVTLTTFYNLPVSTSHSIVGSVLGFGLIAAYNGTISFSDIHWGELLKIVASWFISPVLGAVFAYLTFSLIRKIYLHRAIDLPFVEKKFISLQLITGCYIAFAHGSNDVANAIGPLCAALNVMGVSGTESGIPFWVLLLGGLGMVIGMATWGYKVVLTIGSKITQLTPTRGFSAQFATATVVLLHSYSSLPISTTHTLVGSVIGVGLAGGIAAVDLRVIWKIISSWVATVPIAALTSALIFVGLKVIFL is encoded by the coding sequence ATGGATGTACTTATCATAGCGCTTATTTTAGCGGGCCTTTATATGGCCTGGAATATAGGGGCAAATGACCTCGCAAATGCTATGGGGACTTCAGTTGGAACAGGATCCTTATCAATCAAGCAAGTGATTGTTATTGCTGCTGTTTTTGAACTTTTAGGCGCCGTATTGTTCGGTGGACGAGTAACCTCTACAATTGCCAATGGGATTGTCCCCATCAGCATCATTGGCAAAGTCCACCCAGGTATTGTGGCGGTCGGGATGCTGGCTGCGATTCTTGCGGCAAGTTTCTGGGTAACTCTCACCACTTTTTATAACCTTCCCGTTTCAACCAGCCATTCTATAGTTGGCTCAGTGCTCGGCTTCGGGCTGATTGCAGCTTACAATGGAACGATCTCTTTTTCTGACATCCACTGGGGAGAGCTTCTGAAAATTGTTGCCAGCTGGTTTATATCTCCAGTTCTTGGAGCGGTTTTTGCTTATCTGACCTTTTCCCTGATAAGAAAAATCTACCTTCATAGAGCTATAGACCTGCCTTTTGTTGAGAAAAAATTCATATCCTTACAACTCATTACTGGTTGTTATATTGCATTTGCACACGGGTCAAATGACGTAGCAAATGCGATTGGTCCTCTCTGTGCAGCACTTAATGTTATGGGAGTTTCAGGGACAGAATCCGGAATTCCTTTCTGGGTGCTTTTACTGGGAGGTCTTGGAATGGTAATAGGAATGGCCACCTGGGGCTATAAAGTAGTTCTAACAATTGGCTCAAAGATTACGCAACTTACTCCTACACGTGGTTTTTCTGCCCAGTTCGCAACAGCGACAGTGGTTTTGCTTCACAGTTACAGTTCCCTTCCGATTTCGACTACACATACTCTTGTCGGCTCGGTTATAGGGGTTGGACTTGCAGGCGGGATTGCAGCCGTTGACCTGCGCGTGATCTGGAAAATTATTTCTTCCTGGGTAGCAACAGTTCCTATAGCCGCACTTACATCGGCATTGATCTTTGTAGGATTAAAGGTGATCTTTTTATGA
- a CDS encoding TIGR00153 family protein: MKDYIRSVLDVVAESPFLPLETHAKKGVLAVEKLAEAMEAYCAGNQSILEERTDEIDKLEHEADKLKQKIRASIPSSVRLPVNKKDLLSFLKQQDSIADYAQTAAYWMTLRSCKDVPEEIKKGFLELMNTSLKTARLYDELAGALYKLLATSFSKEEIKETMTIIPEVERLEHDVDVLETALLKNIFEYEDVLGGAGVCHLMGLVERIGGIADKSASAADRLRTMILRR; this comes from the coding sequence ATGAAAGACTACATCCGTTCTGTCCTTGACGTGGTTGCTGAATCTCCCTTTTTGCCTCTGGAAACACACGCAAAAAAGGGAGTGCTGGCAGTTGAAAAGCTGGCTGAAGCAATGGAAGCCTACTGTGCAGGAAACCAGTCCATTCTGGAGGAGAGAACAGATGAGATTGACAAACTGGAACATGAGGCTGATAAACTCAAACAAAAGATAAGAGCAAGCATTCCCTCATCAGTAAGATTGCCCGTGAATAAAAAAGACCTCCTTTCCTTTCTTAAGCAGCAGGACTCTATTGCGGATTATGCTCAGACGGCTGCCTACTGGATGACCCTTCGGTCCTGTAAGGATGTCCCTGAGGAAATCAAAAAAGGCTTTCTGGAACTGATGAACACTTCCCTGAAGACTGCAAGGCTTTACGATGAACTTGCTGGCGCACTTTACAAGCTTCTCGCAACTTCCTTCAGCAAGGAAGAAATCAAAGAAACTATGACCATCATCCCTGAAGTCGAAAGACTGGAACATGATGTGGATGTGCTTGAAACCGCACTCCTGAAAAATATCTTCGAATACGAGGATGTTCTCGGAGGCGCAGGCGTCTGCCACCTTATGGGACTTGTCGAAAGAATAGGAGGCATCGCTGATAAATCCGCAAGCGCTGCTGACCGTCTGAGGACAATGATTCTCAGAAGATAA
- the ilvD gene encoding dihydroxy-acid dehydratase, protein MRSDIIKEGPERAPNRSLLKATGVTDSEMRKPFIAVVNSWNDIIPGHIHLNKLAEAVKAGIRNAGGVPFEFHTIGVCDGIAMGHEGMKYSLPSREVIEDTIEIMVKAHQFDGIVLIPTCDKIVPGHLMAAGRLDIPAIVVTGGPMLPGYVDDKYTDLISVFEGVGAYSAGKLSELDLKRLENLSCGGAGSCAGMFTANTMACVTEALGLSLPGCATAHAVDAKKVRIAKESGERIVEMVKENLTPRKLVTLKSFENAIMVDMAVGGSTNTTLHLPALAHEFGLNLPLEKFDELSRTTPHLISLRPGGPNFMLHFDRAGGVQAVMQRLSSKLHLDQLTANGKTIGENLNEFEIINPKLNKDIIATLDKPIHAEGGIAVLKGNLAPDGSVVKQAAVDPKMRVYTGPAKVYDCEEAAMESILAGNVKPGDIVVIRYEGPKGGPGMREMLAATAAIGGMGLLESVALITDGRFSGGTRGPCIGHVSPEASEGGPIALVKDGDMIEINIPERVLNLKVPEEELAKRKAAFVPPKKEVTGYLARYQRSVHSANTGGIVD, encoded by the coding sequence ATGAGAAGCGATATCATCAAAGAGGGACCTGAACGTGCTCCCAACCGTTCACTTCTGAAAGCGACAGGAGTCACAGATTCCGAGATGAGGAAACCATTCATCGCAGTCGTTAATTCCTGGAACGATATAATTCCTGGCCATATTCATCTGAATAAACTTGCTGAGGCTGTAAAAGCCGGGATCAGGAACGCCGGGGGAGTTCCTTTTGAATTCCATACTATAGGAGTATGTGATGGAATCGCAATGGGACATGAGGGTATGAAATATTCCCTTCCCAGCAGAGAAGTTATTGAGGACACGATAGAGATTATGGTTAAAGCCCATCAGTTTGATGGGATTGTCCTTATTCCCACATGTGACAAGATTGTGCCAGGTCACCTTATGGCAGCAGGCAGGCTTGATATCCCTGCAATTGTCGTAACCGGAGGGCCTATGCTTCCGGGTTATGTTGATGACAAATATACAGACCTGATTTCAGTTTTCGAAGGAGTGGGCGCTTACAGCGCAGGCAAACTCTCAGAACTTGATCTTAAAAGGCTTGAAAATCTTTCCTGCGGAGGAGCCGGGTCATGTGCAGGGATGTTTACCGCAAACACCATGGCCTGTGTGACCGAAGCGCTTGGCCTGAGCCTTCCTGGCTGTGCAACTGCTCACGCAGTAGATGCAAAAAAGGTCCGGATTGCCAAGGAATCAGGTGAGCGTATCGTCGAAATGGTTAAAGAAAACCTGACTCCCAGAAAGCTTGTCACTTTAAAGTCTTTTGAAAACGCAATAATGGTAGACATGGCAGTCGGGGGGAGCACAAATACCACTCTGCACCTTCCTGCCCTTGCCCATGAATTCGGGCTGAATCTCCCTCTTGAAAAATTTGATGAACTGAGCAGGACAACACCCCACCTGATCTCGCTTCGCCCTGGAGGCCCTAATTTCATGCTACACTTTGACAGGGCCGGGGGAGTTCAGGCAGTCATGCAGAGGCTTTCCTCCAAACTTCACCTGGATCAGCTTACAGCAAATGGCAAAACTATCGGGGAAAACCTGAACGAGTTTGAGATTATTAACCCAAAACTCAATAAAGATATAATTGCAACTCTCGACAAGCCTATCCATGCCGAAGGGGGAATTGCAGTCCTTAAAGGCAACCTTGCCCCTGACGGTTCGGTCGTAAAACAGGCAGCCGTTGACCCTAAAATGCGCGTTTATACAGGCCCTGCCAAAGTTTATGACTGTGAAGAAGCTGCTATGGAAAGTATCCTTGCAGGCAATGTAAAACCTGGAGATATTGTAGTTATCCGCTACGAAGGCCCAAAAGGCGGCCCTGGAATGAGGGAAATGCTTGCAGCTACAGCCGCAATCGGAGGCATGGGCCTGCTGGAGTCTGTGGCTCTGATAACTGACGGGCGCTTTTCCGGAGGCACACGCGGACCATGTATAGGACATGTCTCTCCTGAAGCCAGCGAAGGAGGGCCAATTGCTCTGGTAAAAGACGGGGATATGATAGAGATTAATATTCCTGAAAGAGTTCTGAACCTTAAAGTCCCAGAAGAAGAGCTTGCGAAAAGAAAGGCGGCATTCGTACCTCCAAAAAAGGAAGTTACAGGCTACCTTGCAAGGTACCAGCGTTCCGTTCACTCTGCAAATACAGGTGGAATAGTGGACTAA
- a CDS encoding helix-turn-helix transcriptional regulator yields MQFELLELIFLSDKRKQLLLFLKGGPKNIDEIKEALEVTSTAILPQIKKLKEKSLVVQEDKIYSLSLIGKVLVEKMQPLVSIIDVFEDNFDYWAERDFQGIPSSFRRRLGELGKCDLIQPDLDRMFELDPKIVENLSKSSSILECIAYFDPSLISMCKELARDGVKLSFLMSGPVFEHYSKDYFEDLQNILTFESVKFFLYSGELRIANLTATDRFVMISLFPKSQKHFDRESLISYEPSALQFGSELFDELLKNSIQITQISHE; encoded by the coding sequence TTGCAATTCGAACTTCTAGAGTTGATTTTTCTTTCCGACAAGCGAAAGCAGTTATTGCTCTTTCTGAAAGGCGGTCCGAAAAACATAGATGAGATCAAGGAAGCCCTTGAGGTAACGTCCACTGCCATTTTGCCTCAAATAAAAAAATTAAAAGAAAAATCCCTGGTCGTTCAGGAAGACAAAATCTACAGCCTTTCACTTATAGGAAAAGTCCTTGTTGAAAAGATGCAGCCTCTTGTCAGCATAATTGATGTCTTTGAGGACAATTTTGATTACTGGGCTGAACGAGATTTTCAGGGAATTCCCTCTTCTTTCCGAAGGCGGCTTGGAGAACTCGGAAAGTGTGACCTGATTCAGCCAGATCTGGACAGGATGTTTGAACTTGACCCAAAGATCGTTGAAAACCTCTCTAAATCGAGTAGTATTCTTGAATGTATAGCCTATTTTGACCCCTCGCTTATTTCGATGTGTAAGGAACTTGCCAGAGATGGAGTCAAGCTTTCCTTTCTCATGTCCGGCCCTGTTTTTGAGCACTATTCTAAGGATTACTTCGAAGACCTCCAGAATATATTGACATTCGAGAGCGTGAAGTTTTTCCTGTACTCTGGAGAACTCCGGATCGCAAATCTAACCGCAACCGACAGATTTGTCATGATTTCCCTTTTCCCGAAAAGCCAGAAGCATTTCGATAGGGAAAGCCTGATAAGTTACGAGCCTTCAGCTCTCCAGTTTGGAAGTGAGCTTTTTGATGAGTTGCTCAAGAATTCTATCCAGATTACACAAATATCACATGAATAA
- a CDS encoding ISAzo13-like element transposase-related protein: MAHYPAHTLKYSPIERRLFCYVTNACKECRFQQH; encoded by the coding sequence ATGGCTCATTATCCAGCACATACCTTGAAATACAGCCCAATAGAGCGCAGGTTATTCTGTTATGTCACAAATGCCTGTAAAGAGTGCCGTTTTCAGCAGCATTGA
- a CDS encoding type II toxin-antitoxin system HicB family antitoxin — MVETYRFSAVVHKEGKWYVSWCPELDIASQGETIEEAIENLKEAIELYLEDEDAQIPAAGQVFTTTVEVSSHAKTSHPVSS, encoded by the coding sequence ATGGTAGAAACGTACAGGTTTTCAGCCGTAGTTCATAAAGAAGGAAAATGGTATGTTTCATGGTGCCCCGAACTTGATATTGCAAGCCAGGGAGAAACAATTGAAGAAGCCATTGAGAACTTAAAAGAAGCAATCGAACTCTATCTCGAAGACGAAGACGCTCAGATCCCCGCAGCTGGCCAGGTTTTTACCACAACGGTGGAGGTATCTTCCCATGCCAAAACTTCCCACCCCGTCAGCTCGTGA
- a CDS encoding type II toxin-antitoxin system HicA family toxin, translating into MPKLPTPSAREVIRALSSQGFQIVSQKGSHIKMKKITPSETRIVIVPDHPEIPAGTLKSIIRQAGMTDEEFIRLL; encoded by the coding sequence ATGCCAAAACTTCCCACCCCGTCAGCTCGTGAAGTTATCAGGGCACTCAGCAGCCAGGGGTTTCAGATAGTATCGCAGAAAGGAAGTCACATCAAAATGAAAAAAATAACTCCGAGTGAAACACGCATTGTTATCGTCCCCGACCATCCGGAAATTCCGGCAGGAACCTTAAAATCAATTATCCGGCAAGCAGGAATGACAGATGAAGAATTTATCCGGCTTCTGTAA
- a CDS encoding type II toxin-antitoxin system HicB family antitoxin: MREFTVVIEKDEDGVYVASVPELPGCHTQAESLDELNRRIKEAIELYLEVEAEEGEKEHLDFVGIQKVKVEF; encoded by the coding sequence ATGAGAGAATTTACTGTAGTTATTGAAAAGGACGAAGATGGAGTCTATGTAGCTTCTGTGCCTGAACTTCCAGGATGTCATACACAGGCAGAGAGTCTTGACGAATTAAACAGAAGAATAAAAGAAGCAATTGAGCTGTACCTTGAGGTTGAAGCCGAAGAGGGAGAAAAGGAACATCTTGATTTTGTCGGGATACAGAAGGTCAAAGTTGAGTTTTGA
- a CDS encoding type II toxin-antitoxin system HicB family antitoxin produces MRFTIKLEESEDGGYTAQCLEIPAAISEGDTKEEALENIKEAIQLVLEVTREQAQVLGEIATVEVSVG; encoded by the coding sequence ATGCGGTTTACAATCAAACTTGAAGAATCTGAGGACGGAGGCTATACTGCCCAGTGCCTCGAAATTCCTGCTGCTATTAGCGAAGGAGATACTAAAGAAGAGGCACTTGAAAACATTAAGGAAGCTATTCAGCTTGTCTTGGAAGTAACAAGAGAGCAAGCTCAGGTACTGGGAGAAATCGCTACTGTGGAGGTTTCAGTTGGCTAA
- a CDS encoding type II toxin-antitoxin system HicA family toxin, whose translation MAKLPSTSGKKVIKALGKLGFVVVRQKGSHVILQRESNLVTVPLHDPIKKSTLNAILKQADVSLEELLEHL comes from the coding sequence TTGGCTAAATTGCCTTCGACTTCCGGAAAAAAGGTTATAAAAGCTCTCGGAAAATTGGGTTTTGTCGTTGTAAGGCAGAAAGGAAGCCACGTAATTTTGCAAAGAGAATCAAACCTGGTCACCGTACCACTTCACGACCCTATTAAAAAATCTACATTAAACGCAATCCTGAAACAGGCTGATGTTTCACTTGAGGAGTTGCTTGAGCACCTTTAA
- a CDS encoding PDDEXK nuclease domain-containing protein: MKDIGTSEYKTLFGEIKNRILKGQYEALKAVNRELISVYWDIGKLIVERQKSETWGKSVVDQLSKDLKEEFPGVRGFSASNIWRMRMFYLTYTDNQKLAPLVREIGWTHNIVIMEKCKDDLEREFYLRTTRKFGWTKNVLIVQIENDTYKKTLLNQTNFKTTLPAEIQSQAKLAIKDEYIFDFLELEEKHSEKELEKEILLKLEVFLREMGGMFAFIGSQYRIQVEDEEYFIDLLLFHRAINCLIAVELKIGKFFPEYIGKMQFYLALLDDFVKQPHENPSIGIILCKSRNKTIVEYALRESNKPIGVAEYRIVSTLPEKLKGKLPSPEEISKFLEEIK; encoded by the coding sequence ATGAAAGATATTGGAACTTCTGAATATAAGACACTGTTCGGGGAAATCAAAAATCGAATCCTTAAAGGTCAGTACGAGGCTTTAAAAGCTGTAAACAGGGAATTGATCTCAGTTTACTGGGATATTGGAAAGTTGATTGTTGAAAGGCAAAAAAGTGAGACATGGGGCAAGTCCGTTGTCGACCAGCTTTCAAAAGACCTAAAAGAGGAGTTTCCGGGGGTAAGGGGTTTCTCTGCTTCAAATATCTGGCGCATGAGGATGTTTTATCTCACATATACTGATAATCAAAAACTCGCACCATTGGTGCGAGAAATTGGGTGGACTCATAATATAGTGATTATGGAAAAATGTAAAGATGACCTTGAACGCGAGTTTTATCTACGTACAACCCGAAAATTCGGGTGGACAAAAAACGTTCTGATAGTTCAGATCGAAAACGATACATACAAAAAGACTCTGCTCAACCAGACGAATTTTAAAACAACCCTTCCAGCAGAAATTCAATCTCAGGCAAAATTAGCAATCAAGGACGAATATATATTCGATTTCCTCGAACTTGAGGAAAAACACTCAGAAAAGGAATTGGAGAAGGAAATTCTCTTAAAACTGGAAGTTTTCCTTCGTGAAATGGGAGGAATGTTCGCCTTTATAGGCAGTCAGTACCGCATTCAGGTAGAAGATGAAGAATACTTCATCGATCTTCTTCTCTTCCACCGGGCTATAAATTGTCTCATCGCAGTAGAACTTAAAATTGGCAAATTCTTCCCAGAATACATAGGAAAAATGCAGTTTTATCTGGCCCTCTTGGACGATTTTGTAAAGCAACCCCACGAAAATCCCTCTATTGGCATCATCCTCTGCAAATCCAGAAACAAAACCATTGTAGAATATGCTCTTCGCGAATCAAACAAGCCGATTGGAGTTGCTGAGTACAGAATCGTTTCTACCCTGCCAGAAAAACTCAAAGGAAAATTACCTTCTCCTGAAGAAATTTCGAAATTCTTGGAGGAAATAAAGTAA